ACCCAGGGGAGTTCATTTATGATGTTTATTTGGAACCAACTGGTTTTAGCTGTCGCTATTTGGCTAAACAATTAGATGTAGCATCATCTACTTTAAATCGAGTTCTTAAAGGTCAAAGTGCCATCTCTCCCGAAATGGCACTGCGCTTGTCTAAAGCAATAGGACGAACTCCTGAGAGTTGGCTATCAATGCAAGATAACTATGATCTTTGGCATGCTAAGCAACAAATAAACTTAACCAATGTCCACTCAGTAAATTTTGCAGTGGCATAAAAAATATAATCGGGTAGCCGGAGGTCTCTAACCTTCAGCCCCCACACCACCGTGCATGCGGCTCATCTTATGATGAATAGTGAATATTAATCCACAATTCTTTAATGATATCAAACCTTGTCTGACTAAAAACTCATTACTGATCGCTATATTGATCCCTTTGGTTTTCGAACTACGACAAGGTCCTTTACCGGTGATTCCACAGGAAATGGCTAAACGTTCACTGACTCCTAGTTTGATCAATGATCTTACTTTCGTCCGTGGTTTTCGCCATTGCCGCCAGTAGCACATTCGCAGTCGGTGACGGATCCAATGGTCTAGCTTACAAAAGTACGGGACACCCAAATATTATAAACATTAATTAGACAGGACGAGCGAAGACGAGTTAATACCTAAACTATTATTGGGCTGACAATAGTTGAAGTTATTAATATCAAGCCGTATTGATTAATGTTCTATTGATATTTTTTAAAATATTGGATGTCCCATACTTTCCAGGTTAGGTAATAAGCGAGCGCTTGAAGCTATTACGGTTGATATGCTAGAAAAAAGTGCTTTATTATATAAATGGAATTATTGAATTCGGGTAGTCAGTTAAGCTCGAGTCTAATAACTTTCTCAACTGGATGCATAACGGCTACCATCGTTTTTGCTAAAATAAAAAGCAGTAAAAAAACGCCTGAATCTAAGGTTTATTGTGAAAACTATTATTTGTAGGTGATAAATATTTATAAAGGTAATCAGCTATTTTACTATGGGCTTCGGTCATATAATGCCAATGATCAAACCAGAACCATTGACCTATTTTAGGATATTTACCTGTTTCTATCCACGGTGTTGTGATATTTTCAAACTTTTTAGAAATTTCATTTATAGCTAAGTTTGCATCAAATAAATCAATCGTTATTGTTTGATACTTTTGATTGAGTTCATGAATTGCTAAATTAATTAGTTGGTTATATTCTTTAAATGTACTTTGTGCGGTTTTATTTTTGTTCTGATAATAATTAAAACTCTGATAATTTTTATCCGTATAACCTGGGAATACTAAGGTCGTATTTAGATTCCAAAGAAGTATGTGTTTTACGCCTTTAGAGAATAGTTGTTTTAATCCCTCTATTACGTTTTCCATCACTTGTATTGCAGATATGTTGATATCTGGATCATGTAAGTCGTTGTAGCCAATCTCAACTACGACTAATGTATTGTCCATATTTGTTGCTGGTGTATATTGTTCGGTTTGCCATAACAACCCAGACCAATCTCTCGCATTACTTCGATAGTTCCCTTTACCTGATGTAGCTCCGCCCCAAGCTCTAACATCAAGAGTTGTTAAATCCATTTTTTTGGCTAAATATTCAGCCCACACTTTGCCATTGGAGTAGCGTTGAAAGCCATGTCCATTTTCAAAGCCGTTGTCAGACATGCTATCCCCAAATACTACAAGGTGATGAATATCTAAGTCTAATTGTGTACGAATAGAGTCATTATTTAACAATGTTATCGTTTCTTTTTTAATTTTCAGGGGTCGCACCAAGAGTCAGCAACATACATAAAAAGCATAATGAGCTGACTCGCGGATTGTTTTATTATTATTTTTTAGTTCTGTCATGTTCATATTAAATTTAAATAAATGATTAAAGTGCCTTGGCAACTTTATCAGCTATTTCTGGTGTTAACCATGTACGCCAAATATCTGGTCTTGCAGTTAAAAAATATTCCATCGCAGTTTTACCATCAGCCTGATTTTCTTCTACCCAAGCTAATAATTTGTTCATTTGGGCATTAGTAAAACTACGCTTATTCATGTATTTCACAATTTGAGGTTCGCGAACTGCAAAAGGTTCAGTAATCACTGTATAAACTATTGTTGGTGGATGCATGGTTACTTTAGGTGATTCACAATCGATATTGGTTGTGCAGTTGGCATATTCATCTTCATCTACACCTGTGCCAAAATCGACTTTGACCATATCATATTTACCTAGGACTGCTGTCGGTGCCCAGTAGTAGCCAAACCAAGGTTTATGTTGGAAGTTTGCTTTAGCAAGCGAGGCTGAAAGTGCAACGCCTGAACCTGGATCAATTAAATCAAAATCTGCTTTATCTAGTTCGAGTGCAGTGAATAAATTAGCTGAGGCAGTTTGACAGCTCCAGCTAGAAGGGCAGCTATAAAAAGCAGATTTATCAGGATCTTCTGGATGTGTGAAGAGTTTTGCATGTTTAATAACTCCTTGAATAGTCGATAGTTCAGGGTATTCATCTACCATATATTTAGGCACCCAAAAACCTTCTTCTCCACCATCACTTAGTGATTTACCGCCATAACGTATCCGCTTATCATTGATACCTTTTTCGAGTATTTCTTTAAATGCATTAGTCCATATTTCTGGCGCGATATCGGGTTCGCCTCTTTCGTACATTGAGGTCAATGTTATTGTGTTATCTCCTGGGATTAGTTCTGTTTCACAACCAAACCCTTTTTCTAAAATAAAACTATCAATATTGGCTATCAAGGTTGCAGATGCCCAACTCATTTCTGCAATGGTGACTTTTCCACATGTTTGTTCTGCGAATACAGAAGGGCTAATAAAAAACAATAGTGCTAATAATCTAATTTTCATTTTGTTTTTATTCCAGTTGTTTAATTTATGTTCAATTAATATAACACATAGAAATACTTATAATTCATATTCTTAGCGAATACATGGATTCTAGGTGATTATGAAAATGGATTTATAAACAATAATCATTTTTATTCGCTGAGAATTAAATAATTTATGATTTAGTAAAAATAATTGCGGGGGGAGACCTTCCTTTTACCTTTTTTAATTCTTTAGCTATGTTTGATATGAATGAACAATATTAGATAAGGCTGGGCATCCAAACCTTTAATCAATATTTAAAAAGTAGTCTGCTTTTAAAGGAAAATAGGGTCAAGTTTTGTTTTTTGCCTTTTAAAAATACGACATCAAAATCCC
Above is a genomic segment from Psychromonas sp. L1A2 containing:
- a CDS encoding HigA family addiction module antitoxin; this translates as MTMHNPPHPGEFIYDVYLEPTGFSCRYLAKQLDVASSTLNRVLKGQSAISPEMALRLSKAIGRTPESWLSMQDNYDLWHAKQQINLTNVHSVNFAVA
- a CDS encoding SGNH/GDSL hydrolase family protein, with the protein product MRPLKIKKETITLLNNDSIRTQLDLDIHHLVVFGDSMSDNGFENGHGFQRYSNGKVWAEYLAKKMDLTTLDVRAWGGATSGKGNYRSNARDWSGLLWQTEQYTPATNMDNTLVVVEIGYNDLHDPDINISAIQVMENVIEGLKQLFSKGVKHILLWNLNTTLVFPGYTDKNYQSFNYYQNKNKTAQSTFKEYNQLINLAIHELNQKYQTITIDLFDANLAINEISKKFENITTPWIETGKYPKIGQWFWFDHWHYMTEAHSKIADYLYKYLSPTNNSFHNKP
- a CDS encoding ABC transporter substrate-binding protein, encoding MKIRLLALLFFISPSVFAEQTCGKVTIAEMSWASATLIANIDSFILEKGFGCETELIPGDNTITLTSMYERGEPDIAPEIWTNAFKEILEKGINDKRIRYGGKSLSDGGEEGFWVPKYMVDEYPELSTIQGVIKHAKLFTHPEDPDKSAFYSCPSSWSCQTASANLFTALELDKADFDLIDPGSGVALSASLAKANFQHKPWFGYYWAPTAVLGKYDMVKVDFGTGVDEDEYANCTTNIDCESPKVTMHPPTIVYTVITEPFAVREPQIVKYMNKRSFTNAQMNKLLAWVEENQADGKTAMEYFLTARPDIWRTWLTPEIADKVAKAL